A DNA window from Arachis duranensis cultivar V14167 chromosome 3, aradu.V14167.gnm2.J7QH, whole genome shotgun sequence contains the following coding sequences:
- the LOC107477808 gene encoding uncharacterized protein LOC107477808, with protein sequence MFQRRKPSTGNLPVSTSVPELETPMPSSSSSASKPTSFCDSLTFKSLLFSFSLLLNLYLIFLLCSQRVPPTISTRSSTVVPTTRRHILFAIASSSVSWPRRHPYLRLWYSPNTTRSLAFLDSPPASDSSSSSSSLPSVVINGDTSRFPYTFRGGLRSAIRVARVVKEAVERGEKEVRWFVFGDDDTVFLVENVVSVLSKYDHDRWYYVGSNSESYEQNEKYSFEMAFGGGGFAVSHALGRVLARVLDSCLKRYGHLYGSDARIYSCVAELGIGLTHEPGFHQLDMRGDLFGILAAHPLSPLLSLHHLEAVEPLFPNMNRTQALEHLMAAAAVDPARILQQTVCYDRSNSLTFSVSWGFAIQVFEGNEFLPDLLQVQRTFVPWKRGSKVVGKFMFNTRDYPRDPCQRPFLFFMKSVEYDKSGIWSNYTRHAVGKCFEETNLVKQLKKIIVFSRKLVLNVEELKAPRRQCCDVLPSSNETTIIHLRHCGTDELISMYQ encoded by the exons ATGTTTCAGCGAAGAAAACCTAGTACAGGTAACTTGCCTGTTTCAACCTCGGTTCCAGAATTAGAAACCCCAATgccttcatcatcttcttccgcTTCCAAACCGACGTCGTTTTGCGACTCACTCACCTTCAAGTCCttactcttctctttctctctccttctcaACCTTTACTTGATCTTCCTCCTCTGCTCCCAAAGAGTCCCACCAACAATCTCCACGCGCTCCTCAACTGTCGTGCCCACCACGCGCCGCCATATCCTCTTCGCGATCGCCTCCTCCTCCGTTTCCTGGCCCCGCCGCCATCCCTACCTCCGCCTCTGGTACTCTCCAAACACCACGCGATCACTCGCGTTCCTCGATTCGCCGCCAGCTTCGGATTCCTCCTCGTCCTCTTCTTCGTTGCCGTCGGTGGTGATCAACGGCGATACCTCACGGTTCCCGTACACGTTCCGGGGAGGGCTCCGGTCGGCGATCCGGGTGGCGCGTGTGGTGAAAGAGGCAGTGGAGAGGGGGGAGAAGGAGGTGCGGTGGTTCGTGTTCGGCGACGACGACACAGTGTTCTTAGTGGAGAATGTAGTGAGTGTATTGTCGAAGTACGATCATGATCGGTGGTACTATGTTGGGAGCAATTCGGAGAGCTATGAGCAGAATGAGAAGTACTCGTTTGAGATGGCGTTCGGTGGTGGCGGTTTCGCTGTGAGCCACGCGCTTGGTAGGGTTTTGGCTAGGGTTTTGGATTCTTGCTTGAAGAGGTATGGCCACTTGTATGGAAGTGATGCTAGGATCTATTCTTGTGTTGCTGAGCTTGGTATTGGATTAACACATGAACCTGGCTTTCATCAG TTAGATATGCGGGGTGATTTGTTTGGGATTCTAGCTGCACATCCATTATCTCCATTGCTGTCCCTTCATCACTTGGAGGCAGTGGAACCTCTCTTTCCCAACATGAACAGAACACAAGCCCTTGAACATCTTATGGCAGCTGCAGCCGTAGACCCTGCAAGGATTTTGCAGCAAACTGTGTGCTATGATCGTTCAAATTCTTTAACTTTCTCGGTTTCATGGGGTTTTGCCATCCAAGTTTTTGAAGGAAATGAATTTCTCCCCGATCTTCTTCAAGTGCAGAGGACTTTTGTGCCGTGGAAGAGGGGTAGCAAAGTTGTTGGTAAATTTATGTTCAACACGAGAGACTACCCTAGAGATCCTTGTCAAAgaccttttctctttttcatgaaAAGTGTTGAATACGATAAAAGTGGCATTTGGAGTAACTACACCAGGCATGCTGTTGGGAAATGCTTTGAAGAAACAAATTTGGTAAAGCAGCTGAAGAAGATTATAGTTTTCTCGAGGAAGCTAGTGCTTAATGTTGAAGAG TTGAAAGCCCCTCGTCGGCAATGCTGTGATGTTTTGCCGTCTTCCAATGAAACAACAATTATCCATCTTAGACATTGTGGAACTGATGAATTGATCTCCATGTACCAATAG
- the LOC107477809 gene encoding uncharacterized protein LOC107477809 — translation MQFFHKPTKVQSLINFILVTTSFCGIYVLVSVLFLGTSKLVQFHSSSKYVSTPTQTTLDHVVFGIASSKGSWPKRKEFVKLWWKPNNSMKGCVFLDTLPDEEKQGRDDKNSLPPLCVSQDTSGFRYTCHGGLRSAIRVARVVAETVALNHSNVRWYVFGDDDTVFFPENVVKTLSKYDHELWYYVGSHSEVYEQNRLFGFGMAFGGAGFAISSSLAKVLAKVFDSCIQRYHFLYGSDGRVYSCLAELGVGLTHEPGFHQVDLRGNTFGLLAAHPVSPLLSLHHPEYTDPIFPNMTTTQALRHFFGAVNVDSQRMLQQTVCYNSRFSWTISMSWGYTVQVFPNHMPLREVIKVQETFKQWRKGNLLAKSFTFNTVEPHHDPCKRPTIFFLDSVSSGKDGIISSYKRSFRNCSSDASSLMRLEWIKVVSDKLDLGIKQLKAPRRHCCDVLPSSGGDQMEIEVRECKDEELIYMH, via the exons aTGCAGTTTTTTCACAAACCTACCAAGGTTCAGTCTCTGATTAATTTCATTCTAGTCACTACTTCATTTTGTGGCATATATGTTCTTGTATCAGTGTTGTTCTTGGGAACATCAAAGCTAGTACAATTTCATTCTTCATCAAAATACGTGTCAACACCAACACAAACAACTCTTGATCATGTTGTGTTTGGGATTGCATCAAGCAAAGGATCATGGCCTAAGAGAAAAGAGTTTGTTAAATTGTGGTGGAAACCAAACAATTCAATGAAGGGTTGTGTGTTCTTGGATACACTACCAGATGAAGAGAAGCAAGGTAGGGATGATAAGAATTCCCTCCCTCCTCTCTGTGTCTCCCAAGACACTTCCGGGTTTCGCTACACGTGCCACGGTGGCCTGAGGTCAGCCATACGTGTGGCACGTGTAGTTGCCGAAACAGTGGCCTTGAACCATTCAAACGTGAGGTGGTATGTGTTCGGAGACGACGACACCGTCTTCTTCCCGGAGAATGTGGTGAAGACACTTTCCAAGTATGATCATGAGCTATGGTACTATGTTGGTTCGCACTCTGAGGTTTATGAGCAGAATAGGTTGTTTGGTTTTGGAATGGCTTTTGGCGGCGCTGGTTTTGCTATCAGTTCTTCCCTTGCAAAGGTTTTAGCCAAGGTTTTTGATTCTTGTATTCAAAGGTACCATTTTCTCTATGGTAGTGATGGCAGGGTGTATTCTTGCTTAGCTGAACTTGGTGTTGGATTAACACATGAACCAGGTTTTCACCAG GTGGATTTGCGCGGAAATACCTTTGGCTTATTGGCTGCACATCCAGTGTCTCCATTGTTGTCCTTGCATCATCCAGAATACACTGATCCAATCTTTCCAAACATGACAACTACACAAGCTTTGAGACATTTCTTTGGAGCAGTGAATGTTGATTCTCAGAGGATGCTGCAACAAACAGTCTGCTATAACAGCAGGTTTTCGTGGACGATTTCCATGTCTTGGGGCTACACAGTTCAGGTTTTCCCTAACCATATGCCATTGAGAGAAGTTATCAAGGTTCAAGAAACATTCAAGCAGTGGAGAAAGGGAAACTTGTTGGCCAAGTCATTTACTTTCAACACTGTAGAGCCTCACCATGATCCATGTAAAAGGCCAaccattttctttcttgataGTGTTTCTTCCGGAAAAGATGGCATCATAAGCAGTTACAAGAGATCTTTCAGAAATTGCTCGAGCGACGCATCGTCACTGATGAGGTTGGAATGGATCAAAGTGGTCTCCGATAAGCTTGATCTTGGCATCAAACAG TTGAAGGCTCCAAGGAGGCACTGCTGTGATGTATTGCCATCAAGTGGTGGTGACCAGATGGAAATTGAAGTCAGAGAATGCAAAGATGAAGAATTGATTTATATGCActga
- the LOC107477813 gene encoding cysteine-rich repeat secretory protein 38, with protein MPLCKFFPLLLFLTLISLLNHHTVSFSGEEDLTHLCLDSENYTTNDPYDKNLRQLLIYLTAEAPTNGFAMASKGQGQSRIHGLAFCRGDLSFRDCWNCVVRASGDMLTSCPNNKAATIFRENCTIRYSNEDFFGQITTNTSSSWFCWRTASSSKAMTKNAVFGQRVQEFLTQLCEEAGLQTKMYASGMSELDEFHTLYGLAQCSRDLSTVDCMKCLNESVSYVELPQCGKEREGVRVYSESCRVRYELYPFLNDHSHYPIPSPIPLPPSSVPHDAVSPNPAPTSSSDKAFEGSTLIGLSSSSVLLFVITMVW; from the coding sequence ATGCCTTTGTGCAAATTCTTCCCACTACTCCTTTTCTTAACCTTAATAAGCCTCTTGAACCACCACACAGTTTCATTCTCCGGTGAAGAAGACCTTACACATTTGTGTTTAGATTCTGAAAACTACACCACCAATGACCCTTATGACAAAAACCTAAGACAGCTTCTAATTTACCTCACAGCTGAAGCTCCAACCAATGGCTTTGCCATGGCCTCTAAAGGCCAAGGCCAAAGCCGAATACACGGCCTCGCCTTCTGCCGGGGCGACCTCTCCTTTCGTGATTGCTGGAACTGTGTCGTCCGGGCTTCCGGCGACATGCTCACATCCTGTCCCAACAACAAAGCCGCCACCATCTTCCGCGAGAATTGTACCATAAGGTACTCAAACGAAGACTTCTTTGGTCAAATCACGACAAACACTTCTTCATCATGGTTCTGCTGGAGGACAGCATCCTCCAGTAAAGCCATGACGAAGAATGCTGTGTTTGGCCAAAGAGTTCAAGAGTTTCTCACCCAACTTTGTGAGGAAGCTGGGTTGCAAACAAAAATGTATGCTTCGGGAATGTCGGAACTTGATGAGTTTCACACATTATATGGTTTGGCACAGTGTAGTAGGGACCTGTCCACCGTTGATTGCATGAAGTGTCTCAATGAATCAGTTTCATATGTTGAACTTCCACAGTGTGgtaaagagagagagggagttAGAGTTTATAGTGAGAGTTGTAGAGTAAGATATGAACTTTATCCATTTCTTAATGATCATAGTCACTACCCTATTCCAAGTCCtattcctcttcctccttccaGTGTTCCACATGATGCTGTTTCTCCTAATCCTGCACCAACTTCTTCTTCCGATAAAGCCTTTGAAGGTTCCACACTTATTGGATTGTCTTCTTCAAGTGTTCTGCTATTTGTTATAACTATGGTATGGTAA